A genomic segment from Marmota flaviventris isolate mMarFla1 chromosome 7, mMarFla1.hap1, whole genome shotgun sequence encodes:
- the Ociad2 gene encoding OCIA domain-containing protein 2 isoform X1, which produces MASVSTQGSQEKGPHLPPLSKQSMLFCPKSKLHIHRGEIAKIIRECQEESFWKRALPFSLVSMLVTQGLVHQGYLAANPRLGSLPKLALAGILGFGLGKASYIGVCQSKFHSFEDQLRGAGFGPEHNRHCLLTCEECKIRHGLSEKGDSQPSAS; this is translated from the exons ATGGCATCAGTGTCCACTCAGGGGAGCCAAGAGAAAGGTCCCCACTTGCCACCACTGAGCAAGCAG AGCATGTTGTTTTGTCCAAAATCAAAACTGCACATCCACAGAGGAGAGATAGCCAAGATTATTCGAGAATGTCAAGAAGAAAGTTTCTGGAAGAGAG CTCTGCCTTTCTCTCTTGTAAGCATGCTTGTCACCCAGGGACTAGTCCACCAAG GTTACTTAGCAGCTAACCCAAGACTTGGATCATTGCCTAAACTTGCAC TTGCTGGCATCTTAGGATTTGGCCTTGGAAAGGCTTCATACATAGGAGTATGCCAGAGTAAATTCCATTCTTTTGAAGATCAGCTGCGTGGAGCTGGTTTTGGTCCAGAGCATAACAG GCATTGCCTGCTTACCTGCGAGGAATGCAAAATAAGGCATGGATTAAGTGAAAAGGGAGATTCACAGCCTTCGGCTTCCTAA
- the Ociad2 gene encoding OCIA domain-containing protein 2 isoform X2: MLFCPKSKLHIHRGEIAKIIRECQEESFWKRALPFSLVSMLVTQGLVHQGYLAANPRLGSLPKLALAGILGFGLGKASYIGVCQSKFHSFEDQLRGAGFGPEHNRHCLLTCEECKIRHGLSEKGDSQPSAS, encoded by the exons ATGTTGTTTTGTCCAAAATCAAAACTGCACATCCACAGAGGAGAGATAGCCAAGATTATTCGAGAATGTCAAGAAGAAAGTTTCTGGAAGAGAG CTCTGCCTTTCTCTCTTGTAAGCATGCTTGTCACCCAGGGACTAGTCCACCAAG GTTACTTAGCAGCTAACCCAAGACTTGGATCATTGCCTAAACTTGCAC TTGCTGGCATCTTAGGATTTGGCCTTGGAAAGGCTTCATACATAGGAGTATGCCAGAGTAAATTCCATTCTTTTGAAGATCAGCTGCGTGGAGCTGGTTTTGGTCCAGAGCATAACAG GCATTGCCTGCTTACCTGCGAGGAATGCAAAATAAGGCATGGATTAAGTGAAAAGGGAGATTCACAGCCTTCGGCTTCCTAA